In the Brevundimonas sp. LM2 genome, TCGGCTTCGTCGCGGACGACCTGCTGAAGCGCCGCCTGCCCGGGGCCTGGACGCGGACCGTCGTGGTTTCGGCGGCGATGACGCCGCTGGTGACCCTGTTCGTCATGACCACCGAGCGTCTGCTGATGGGCGGGCCCTTCGTCTGGGGGGCTATGGGGGGCTGCTGGTGCAGGTCGGACCGATCCTTCTGGCGGTGATGATCGTGCGGGCCCTGGTCTGGCGGCGCGCAGCCGCGCGGGTCGAGACGCGCATGATCATCGCCCCGCCCCTGCCGGAGGCCGAGGCGGCCTTCCGCCGGCGGTTGTCAGCCCGGTGCCGCACGGCGCGGCTGATCGCCATCGAGGCGCACGACCATTACCTGAAGGTCCACACCGACGCCGGAGCCGAGCTGATCACCCTGAGGTTCGCCGATGCGCTGGAGGAACTGGGACGGGCGCACGGCTGGCGCGTTCACCGGTCCTGGTGGGTGGCGGCCGATGCCGTGGAGGCGGTGCGCTGGCACCGGGGCCGGGGGGAAATCCGCCTTCTCGGCGGCCTGACGACGCCGGTCAGCCGGACCTATCGCCCCGTGCTGAAGGCGGCCGGCTGGTTCTAACGCCAGGGAGCGGTTGTCTTGTCATGCTGACGCGATACGGTCGGCCATGGCCACGTTGAACGCCGATAAGGTCGTGCGGACGCTGGAGCGGTTGCAGGCCCGCGTCGACGCCCGGTTCCCGAACTCGGGCCTGGGCGGGGTGGCGCACGAGCTGGTCGTCGAGGCCCGTCGCACGGCGGACCAGGCGGCGGCCATCGCCCGGCCCTTCTATGTGACCCGGGCGTTCACCGGCCTGGTGATCCTGGCCATCGTGGCGACAGGCGTCGAGCTCTGGTGGCTGGGCGGGGCACCGGGGCTGGACCGGCTGCTGGCCCTGCCGCCCGGCGGGCTTCAGCGTGTGCGTTTCGATCCGCTGGGGCTGGCGGCGGGGCTGGAGGCCTTGGTCAACCTGGCCATCCTGGGGGCCCTGGCCCTGTGGTTTCTGATCAACGCCGAGGCGCGGGCGAAGCGGAAGCGGACGCTGGAGGCGCTGCATGGTCTGCGGTCCCTGGCCCATGTCATCGACATGCACCAGCTGACCAAGGACCCGACCGTCGTCCTGTCGCAAGCCCCCACCACGGCGGCGTCGCCGGTCCGGTCGATGGATCAGTTCCTGCTGACCCGATATCTGGACTATTGCGCGGAGATGCTGGCCCTGATCGGAAAGCTGGCCGCCCTCTACGCCGCGCGGACGCAGGACCCGCAGGTGGTCGCGGCGGTCAATGACGTAGAGGGCCTGTGCACCGACCTGGGTCGTAAGATCTGGCAGAAGATCACCATCCTCAGCGCGCTTGACGAACGGGCGGCGGGCCGGTGACGGTCCGACGTGCGCCAACCATGCGACATGCGCCGCCGCCCTGGCTGACGTGACCGCTCGACCTAGGCGGCGCGGCCGCGGCGGGCCGGAAGGGCGGTCTCGATGTCCGCCGGCTCCGTCAGGGCCGTGTTCATGGCCATGCGCAGGCGCTCCGGCTTGATCGGCTTCTCGACCACGGCGGCCATGCCGATCGACAGATAGTGTTTTGCGTCGTCGGGGTCGGCGTTGGCGGTCAGGGCGACGATGGGGATGTTGCGCACCGGGCCGCCCAGGGCGCGGATGGCCTTGGTCGCCTGGA is a window encoding:
- a CDS encoding LytTR family DNA-binding domain-containing protein, coding for MQVGPILLAVMIVRALVWRRAAARVETRMIIAPPLPEAEAAFRRRLSARCRTARLIAIEAHDHYLKVHTDAGAELITLRFADALEELGRAHGWRVHRSWWVAADAVEAVRWHRGRGEIRLLGGLTTPVSRTYRPVLKAAGWF